A single genomic interval of Arthrobacter sp. NicSoilB8 harbors:
- the purS gene encoding phosphoribosylformylglycinamidine synthase subunit PurS, with the protein MPRIVVDVMPKPEILDPQGKAIVGALPRLGFTAFSSVRQGKRFELTVDGEVTEEILAQARDAAETLLSNPVIEDVVNVEVVEA; encoded by the coding sequence ATGCCCCGGATCGTTGTCGACGTCATGCCCAAGCCCGAGATTCTGGACCCGCAGGGGAAGGCCATCGTCGGTGCGCTGCCCCGGCTGGGCTTCACCGCTTTCAGCTCTGTTCGCCAGGGCAAGCGTTTTGAACTCACGGTCGACGGCGAGGTGACCGAGGAGATCCTGGCCCAGGCCCGCGACGCCGCGGAGACCCTGCTGTCCAACCCGGTCATCGAAGACGTCGTCAACGTCGAGGTCGTTGAGGCCTGA
- a CDS encoding S8 family peptidase, with protein sequence MTLGLPVLLSSIAIAPANAAPVQGPGVAGVAQKNVDPNNYKDGRYIVVLAEKPSATYDGGTAGLPATKPASGKKLDATRAEVKQYRAHLEQKQAQVAGQQGVQIQRQFTAAINGFSAKLTADQALKLAKDPSVLMVAPDTENAPDYSSTDFLKLSGPTGTWNTKFGGQDAAGKGVVVGVIDTGYTPSSAYFAGQEVKPLTGAPVVGVPFRTADGKIEMLKADGELFKGDCQTGTDFDGTACNSKVLSARYFGDAFAGTVPPENWAPGERLSPVDAASHGTHTASTAAGNGNVEAMVDGRSFGATSGIAPAAKLSIYKVCWEDTDPNTGGCYSSASIDAINQAIQDGVDVLNYSISGATDTTTDPVSWAFLSAASAGIFVAASAGNSGPTASTVNHGAPWMTTVAASSFSQELQGTAEFSDGSKYRGASIMNSQVSNAGVVLAANAGAAGSASPNLCGNGTLDPAKIAGKVVVCDRGVVDRVEKSAEVKRGGGVGMILVNLSNSSLDTDKHSVPTVHVNPPATAAIKAKVTANPAITVSLVNKDTTGLPLEAQPQIAGFSSRGPLLAAGSDLLKPDVAAPGVAVLAGVSPIGTGGDNFGFLSGTSMASPHVAGFGALILAKNPTWSPATVKSAMMTTTSDVKNADGSKNTDVFATGAGQVDPARVLDPGLVYDATTDDYLAFIQGTGIKLGIPGIGTTKPRDMNLPSFALGNLAGRIEVTRTLTALTPGTYKAAFDVPGIKVSVTPAVLNFSAAGEKRTFRVSFENQGAPLGKFATGSLTWQGANKNVASPIAVRPQSVVTSQDVAFTSQGGSGSGDINVVSGTSSPINMTFDGLSKADSTAAELVPGPFTGVPDASNVVKTVTVKDGSPLAKFSVISSDPGADFDLYVMTPDGPVTAATSSASESVSIPNPTAGEYTLYANLYASPNNRATKASVDAAVLGDVVGKSSLSPNPLRLANGKAGKVTLGWSGLQPGSYIGRVTFAGASDPTFVSVLVTPAGAVAVPPASADQNSADGPGDSADGGIGHEDKGKIQNSDRSYAPNNAI encoded by the coding sequence CTGACCCTGGGCTTGCCGGTTCTTCTGTCCAGCATCGCGATCGCACCCGCCAACGCGGCCCCGGTGCAAGGCCCGGGCGTAGCCGGCGTCGCGCAGAAGAATGTTGATCCGAACAATTACAAGGACGGCCGCTACATTGTGGTCCTGGCGGAAAAGCCGTCAGCAACCTACGACGGCGGAACGGCCGGCCTGCCGGCCACCAAGCCCGCATCCGGCAAGAAGCTGGACGCGACCAGGGCCGAAGTCAAACAGTACCGGGCGCACCTGGAACAGAAGCAGGCCCAGGTGGCCGGCCAGCAGGGCGTCCAGATCCAGCGCCAGTTCACGGCTGCAATCAACGGCTTCAGCGCCAAGCTGACGGCGGACCAGGCCCTCAAGCTGGCGAAGGACCCCTCGGTCCTGATGGTCGCGCCGGACACGGAGAACGCACCCGACTACTCCAGCACCGACTTCCTGAAGCTCAGCGGACCCACCGGCACCTGGAACACCAAGTTCGGCGGCCAGGACGCGGCGGGGAAGGGCGTCGTGGTCGGTGTCATCGACACCGGATACACCCCGTCCAGCGCCTACTTCGCCGGCCAGGAGGTCAAGCCGCTCACCGGGGCTCCCGTCGTCGGCGTGCCCTTCCGCACGGCGGACGGCAAGATTGAAATGCTCAAGGCCGACGGCGAGCTCTTCAAGGGCGATTGCCAGACCGGCACCGACTTTGACGGCACTGCCTGCAACTCCAAGGTCCTGAGCGCGCGCTACTTTGGCGATGCCTTCGCGGGCACTGTCCCGCCGGAGAACTGGGCCCCCGGCGAACGCCTGTCCCCGGTCGACGCTGCCAGCCACGGAACCCACACCGCCAGCACGGCTGCCGGAAATGGCAATGTCGAAGCCATGGTTGACGGCCGGAGCTTCGGTGCGACCAGCGGCATCGCGCCGGCCGCGAAGCTGTCCATCTACAAGGTCTGCTGGGAAGACACCGACCCCAACACGGGCGGCTGCTACTCGTCGGCGTCCATCGACGCCATCAACCAGGCCATTCAGGACGGCGTGGACGTCCTGAACTACTCCATCTCCGGCGCCACGGACACCACCACGGACCCGGTCTCCTGGGCGTTCCTGTCCGCCGCCTCGGCCGGGATCTTCGTCGCCGCGTCCGCCGGCAACTCCGGCCCGACCGCCAGCACCGTCAACCATGGTGCACCCTGGATGACTACGGTCGCCGCCAGCAGCTTCTCGCAGGAACTGCAGGGCACGGCCGAGTTCTCCGACGGCAGCAAGTACCGCGGCGCCAGCATCATGAACAGCCAGGTCTCCAACGCCGGCGTGGTGCTGGCAGCCAACGCAGGAGCCGCCGGAAGCGCCAGCCCAAACTTGTGCGGCAACGGCACGCTGGACCCTGCCAAGATCGCCGGCAAGGTTGTGGTCTGCGACCGCGGCGTCGTGGACCGCGTCGAGAAGAGCGCCGAGGTCAAGCGCGGCGGCGGCGTCGGCATGATCCTCGTCAACCTGAGCAACTCCTCGCTGGACACGGACAAGCACTCGGTCCCCACAGTCCACGTGAACCCGCCCGCCACCGCGGCCATCAAGGCCAAGGTCACGGCAAACCCGGCCATCACGGTTTCCCTGGTGAACAAGGACACCACCGGACTGCCCCTCGAAGCGCAGCCCCAGATCGCAGGGTTCTCCTCCCGAGGCCCGCTGCTGGCCGCCGGTTCCGACCTCCTGAAGCCCGACGTCGCGGCGCCGGGTGTGGCCGTGCTGGCCGGCGTTTCGCCGATCGGCACCGGAGGCGACAACTTCGGGTTCCTCTCCGGCACCTCCATGGCGTCTCCGCATGTGGCCGGCTTCGGCGCACTGATCCTGGCCAAGAACCCCACGTGGTCCCCGGCGACGGTCAAGTCCGCGATGATGACCACCACGAGCGACGTCAAGAACGCCGACGGGTCGAAAAACACCGATGTCTTTGCCACCGGTGCAGGCCAGGTGGACCCGGCCCGTGTGCTGGATCCGGGCCTCGTGTACGACGCCACCACGGATGACTACCTGGCCTTCATCCAGGGCACCGGCATCAAGCTCGGGATCCCGGGGATCGGCACCACCAAGCCGCGCGACATGAACCTCCCGTCCTTCGCCCTGGGCAACCTGGCCGGGAGGATTGAGGTCACCCGCACACTGACCGCATTGACCCCGGGGACCTACAAGGCCGCGTTCGATGTTCCCGGCATCAAGGTCAGTGTGACCCCGGCCGTTCTGAACTTCAGTGCCGCGGGAGAAAAGCGCACATTCAGGGTCTCGTTTGAGAACCAGGGCGCGCCCCTGGGCAAGTTCGCCACGGGTTCGCTGACGTGGCAGGGCGCCAACAAGAACGTGGCGTCGCCGATTGCGGTCCGCCCGCAGTCGGTGGTGACGTCGCAGGACGTTGCCTTCACGTCCCAGGGCGGCAGCGGTTCGGGCGACATCAACGTGGTCTCCGGCACGAGCTCGCCGATCAACATGACCTTCGACGGACTCTCCAAAGCCGATTCCACCGCCGCCGAGCTGGTCCCGGGCCCGTTCACGGGCGTTCCGGACGCCTCGAACGTCGTCAAGACGGTCACGGTCAAGGACGGGTCCCCGCTGGCCAAGTTCTCGGTCATTTCCTCGGATCCAGGCGCCGACTTCGACCTCTACGTCATGACCCCCGACGGTCCCGTGACGGCCGCGACGTCCTCGGCAAGCGAATCAGTGTCCATCCCCAACCCGACCGCGGGTGAGTACACGCTTTACGCAAACCTGTACGCCAGCCCGAACAACAGGGCCACCAAGGCCTCGGTCGACGCCGCCGTGCTGGGGGACGTCGTGGGCAAGTCCTCGCTGAGCCCGAACCCGCTTCGGCTCGCCAACGGCAAGGCCGGCAAGGTCACGCTGGGCTGGTCGGGGCTGCAGCCGGGTTCCTACATCGGCCGCGTCACCTTCGCCGGTGCCAGCGATCCCACGTTCGTCAGCGTCCTGGTGACTCCGGCCGGGGCCGTCGCGGTCCCGCCGGCCTCGGCGGACCAGAACTCCGCCGATGGTCCGGGCGACAGCGCCGACGGCGGCATCGGTCACGAGGACAAGGGCAAGATCCAGAACAGCGATAGGTCCTACGCTCCGAACAACGCCATCTAG
- a CDS encoding serine protease inhibitor, which yields MTDTASPGNAPDAHNDVDLTIRLTEAPGAPEYTFRLEAGDGAPSAASTLPDPAAALEAVRLHGEAVFFPKPGPPRLCTQQYGGPQTAVVTGWYLGREVNSRFSRTDGCEIARWRAMAPLLGGVAGGTGAV from the coding sequence ATGACAGACACCGCCAGCCCCGGAAACGCCCCGGACGCCCACAACGACGTCGATCTGACCATCCGCCTGACCGAAGCTCCCGGCGCCCCCGAATACACGTTCCGGCTGGAAGCCGGCGACGGCGCCCCCTCCGCCGCCTCGACGCTGCCCGATCCGGCCGCCGCCCTGGAGGCCGTCCGGCTCCACGGCGAGGCCGTCTTCTTCCCTAAGCCGGGCCCGCCGCGGCTGTGCACGCAGCAGTACGGCGGTCCGCAGACCGCCGTCGTGACCGGCTGGTACCTGGGCCGCGAAGTCAACAGCCGCTTCAGCCGGACCGACGGCTGCGAGATCGCCCGCTGGCGCGCCATGGCGCCGCTGCTCGGCGGCGTCGCGGGGGGCACCGGCGCCGTCTGA
- a CDS encoding 3-methyladenine DNA glycosylase, whose protein sequence is MHLQQEEWLPRQAAHQQRVRRYADPYLQRRSAGRKHPVEDFLFTYYTQKPGQLLRWHPGAGVVLSGPEAAVRTGWKYYRTADDGELAAAALPADAPAVTVDVDAFLRDRREALQFAGIILAGTAARPAQFGCFGLHEWAMVYRQDKFDLRHEYLELRLGSGRTDEVVEENRIRCSHFDAFRFYTPDAVPLNSLVPSRENQRTMEQPGCLHANMDLYKWAYKLSPLLPGELVMDCFELSWRIRAMDMRASPYDLADWGYPAIRIETPEGKSEYVDYQRAFAAESQQLRARLLQELTPLLNIAAQDRGHGRSATDGRHTGPETRQPGTRLKGPS, encoded by the coding sequence TTGCACCTCCAGCAGGAAGAATGGCTGCCGCGCCAGGCCGCCCACCAGCAACGCGTCCGCCGCTATGCGGACCCCTACCTCCAGCGGCGCTCCGCCGGCCGCAAGCACCCGGTCGAGGACTTCCTCTTCACCTACTACACCCAGAAACCCGGTCAGCTGCTGCGCTGGCACCCGGGCGCCGGCGTCGTGCTCTCCGGCCCCGAGGCAGCGGTGCGGACCGGCTGGAAGTATTACCGCACGGCCGACGACGGCGAACTCGCCGCCGCCGCTCTGCCGGCGGACGCGCCGGCCGTGACAGTCGACGTCGACGCCTTCCTCAGGGACCGCCGGGAGGCACTGCAGTTCGCCGGGATCATCCTCGCCGGGACCGCCGCGCGGCCGGCCCAGTTCGGCTGCTTCGGGCTGCACGAGTGGGCCATGGTCTACCGGCAGGACAAGTTCGACCTCCGGCACGAGTACCTGGAGTTGCGGCTGGGGTCGGGGCGCACCGACGAGGTGGTGGAGGAGAACCGGATCCGCTGCTCGCATTTCGATGCCTTCCGCTTTTACACGCCGGACGCTGTGCCGTTGAACAGCCTGGTCCCCAGCCGGGAGAACCAGCGGACCATGGAGCAGCCCGGCTGCCTGCACGCCAACATGGACCTCTACAAATGGGCCTACAAGCTCTCCCCGCTGCTGCCCGGTGAGCTCGTCATGGACTGCTTCGAGCTGTCATGGCGGATCCGTGCCATGGACATGCGGGCCTCCCCGTACGACCTCGCCGACTGGGGGTACCCGGCCATCCGGATCGAGACCCCGGAAGGCAAGTCCGAGTACGTTGACTATCAGCGGGCGTTCGCGGCCGAGTCGCAGCAGCTCCGGGCTCGGCTGCTGCAGGAGCTTACGCCGCTGCTCAACATCGCTGCCCAGGACCGCGGCCACGGCCGCTCCGCGACCGATGGCCGGCACACCGGGCCGGAAACCAGACAGCCGGGCACCAGACTGAAGGGACCGTCATGA
- a CDS encoding SSI family serine proteinase inhibitor, protein MRTQSGRPALVLTAILMAVAGLAACTPNGGPTPSPSPSTTAGTSSTPSQTAPSGSPSPDTETTSPAPSPSAVPLPSGPGQGNAELAIMIKPSETATASNFTLVCQNGIPAAESQHPSAAAACIAIKNNPSILSPVPAGKDRVCTQQYGGPQVATVTGVVDGHPVQATFTLKDGCEIAAWNAAKDVLGSSAGAS, encoded by the coding sequence ATGCGCACGCAATCGGGCCGCCCGGCACTGGTTCTGACGGCCATCCTGATGGCCGTGGCCGGACTGGCCGCCTGCACGCCGAACGGCGGGCCCACGCCTTCTCCCTCCCCGAGCACGACGGCGGGCACCTCCTCCACGCCGTCGCAGACAGCCCCGTCCGGCTCCCCATCGCCGGACACCGAGACAACGTCCCCGGCCCCGTCACCGTCCGCGGTGCCGTTGCCGTCCGGCCCGGGGCAGGGCAACGCCGAGCTTGCCATCATGATCAAGCCGTCCGAGACCGCCACCGCGAGCAACTTCACGCTCGTCTGCCAGAACGGGATTCCCGCGGCCGAAAGCCAGCACCCCAGCGCCGCCGCAGCGTGCATCGCCATCAAAAACAACCCGTCCATCCTCAGCCCCGTTCCGGCCGGCAAGGACCGGGTCTGCACCCAGCAATACGGCGGTCCGCAGGTGGCGACCGTCACCGGCGTCGTGGACGGGCACCCGGTGCAGGCTACCTTCACCCTGAAGGACGGCTGTGAAATCGCCGCCTGGAACGCCGCCAAGGACGTCCTGGGCTCATCGGCCGGGGCGAGCTAA
- a CDS encoding MarR family transcriptional regulator, translating into MEQQLCFALTVASRSVVGAYKPVLDRLGLTHPQYLVMLCLWEASPRSVRDISDALAQEPATISPLLRRLETAGFITRQRMEGNERTLDVRLTPRGAALREQATAVPGIMMARLGLTREQVSQLHASMMDLIAATRPGPEEAPRR; encoded by the coding sequence CTGGAACAGCAGCTCTGCTTCGCCCTGACGGTGGCTTCCCGGAGCGTCGTGGGCGCCTACAAGCCGGTCCTGGACAGGCTCGGCCTGACCCACCCGCAGTACCTCGTCATGTTGTGCCTCTGGGAGGCCAGCCCCCGGTCTGTCCGGGACATCAGCGACGCCCTGGCCCAGGAGCCCGCCACCATCTCGCCGCTGCTGCGCCGCCTCGAAACGGCCGGGTTCATCACCCGCCAGCGGATGGAAGGCAACGAGCGCACCCTGGATGTCCGGCTGACGCCCCGCGGAGCAGCCCTTCGGGAGCAGGCCACCGCCGTCCCGGGCATCATGATGGCTCGGCTGGGCCTGACACGCGAACAGGTCAGCCAGCTGCACGCGTCCATGATGGACCTGATAGCGGCCACAAGGCCCGGGCCGGAAGAGGCGCCCCGGCGATAG
- a CDS encoding aspartate kinase — MSLPTTEVQPGSQTLPVSAAATKHLVVKKFGGSSVADAEGIKRVARRVVDAHNAGDEVVVVVSAMGDTTDELLDLASQVTDSAPAREMDMLLSAGERISMALLAMAINKFGASAQSFTGSQAGMITDGIHGKARIIDVDPHRIRTALDKGHIAIVAGFQGMSRTTNEITTLGRGGSDTTAVALAAALDADVCEIFTDVDGVYTADPRVVPSAKKIDRISSEEMLELAASGAKILHLRCVEYARRFGVPLHVRSSFSQNEGTWVLPGADDKITTQEGVALEQPIISGVAHDRSEAKVTVVGVPDIPGKAAAIFQVIADAHSNIDMIVQNVSTHGTGRTDISFTLPIVEGAEALAALHAAQDRIGFESIEYNEKIGKLSLIGAGMRSHPGVSARFFAALSEAGININMISTSEIRISVVTHADLLDDAVRAIHKAFDLDSEDEATVYGGTGR, encoded by the coding sequence ATGAGTTTGCCCACTACCGAAGTCCAGCCCGGATCGCAGACGCTGCCCGTCTCGGCCGCCGCCACCAAGCACCTTGTCGTGAAGAAGTTCGGCGGTTCCTCGGTGGCGGATGCGGAGGGCATTAAGCGCGTCGCCCGTCGGGTCGTGGATGCCCACAACGCCGGCGACGAGGTCGTCGTCGTGGTCTCCGCCATGGGCGACACCACTGATGAGCTCCTCGACCTCGCAAGCCAGGTGACCGATTCCGCCCCGGCCCGGGAAATGGACATGCTCCTCTCCGCCGGGGAGCGCATCTCCATGGCGCTGCTGGCCATGGCCATCAACAAGTTCGGCGCCTCGGCCCAGTCCTTCACCGGGTCCCAGGCTGGCATGATCACCGACGGCATCCACGGCAAGGCCCGGATCATCGACGTCGACCCCCACCGCATCCGCACCGCCCTGGACAAGGGTCATATCGCGATCGTGGCCGGGTTCCAGGGCATGAGCCGCACCACGAACGAGATCACGACTCTGGGCCGCGGCGGTTCGGACACGACGGCGGTGGCACTCGCCGCGGCGCTCGACGCCGATGTGTGCGAGATCTTCACCGACGTCGACGGCGTCTACACGGCCGACCCGCGCGTCGTGCCGTCGGCCAAGAAAATCGACCGCATTTCCAGCGAGGAAATGCTGGAGCTGGCCGCATCCGGCGCTAAGATTCTGCATCTGCGCTGCGTCGAATATGCCCGCCGCTTCGGTGTACCGCTGCACGTCCGTTCCTCATTCAGCCAGAACGAAGGCACCTGGGTCCTGCCAGGCGCCGACGACAAGATCACGACCCAAGAGGGAGTTGCCTTGGAGCAGCCAATCATCTCCGGTGTTGCACACGATCGTTCCGAAGCCAAGGTCACGGTTGTCGGTGTGCCGGACATCCCCGGCAAGGCTGCCGCGATCTTCCAGGTCATCGCGGACGCCCACTCGAACATCGACATGATCGTCCAGAACGTCTCCACCCACGGCACCGGCCGGACAGACATCTCGTTCACGCTCCCGATCGTCGAGGGCGCCGAGGCCCTGGCTGCCCTGCACGCTGCGCAGGACCGGATCGGCTTCGAGAGCATCGAATACAACGAGAAGATCGGCAAGCTCTCCCTGATCGGCGCCGGCATGCGCTCGCACCCGGGCGTATCCGCGCGCTTCTTCGCGGCCCTCTCCGAGGCCGGCATCAACATCAATATGATCTCCACCTCGGAGATCCGCATCTCGGTGGTCACCCACGCGGACCTGCTCGACGACGCCGTCCGGGCCATCCACAAGGCGTTTGACCTCGACAGCGAGGACGAGGCCACGGTCTACGGCGGCACCGGCCGCTAG